The genomic window GGGCTCAAGATGCCCACCACGATCGATGAGTTCTACGCGGTCATGAAGGCCTTCAAGGAAAAGGATGCGAACGGGAACGGCGATCCCAACGACGAGATCCCGATGACCGGGGCCAAGCGCCACTTGGAGGACCTCGCCATGTGGATCATGAACGCCTTCATCCCGGCGGGTGGTCAAGATGATTCAGGTGATGCGCTCCTGAACTGTTACGAATTCATTATCGACGGAAAGGTGGTCTTCACCGCGAACAAGCCCGAGTTCAGGGAAGGACTCCGCTTCCTCAGGAAGCTCTACCAGGAGGGTCTGTTCGACGTGGCTGCGCTCACTCAGGACCGCTCACAGGTGAAACCTCTGATCGAAGGGAAGGTGAACAGGATCGGAGGATATGCCTCCCACCATCCGGCCAACATGTGCAGCCTCTCCGGGGATCCTGCGGCGCCCATGCACCAGTTCACCGCACTCCCGCCCATCAAGGGACCGCAGGGCAAGGCCCACACACCCTGGTTCATCGATGCGGTGATCCGTCCCGTGGAGTTCGTGATGACCAACAACTGCGAGTATCCGGAGGTCGCCTTCAGGTGGGCCGACCACTTCTACCGCCTCGAGACCGCCCTCCACGACAAGGGGGTCGAGGGAGTCCACTGGGCCAAGGTCGATCCCTCGGAGAATCTCGTGGCGATCAACGGTGAGCCCGCGAAGTACAAGTACCTCAAGCCACTCACCCCGGACGACAACGCCCAGATCAACATGGGGCCGGGATGGACGCGGAATCTGAAGAACGAGTTCGCGAAGTCCGAGGGCTTCTCCTACGAGGAACTCCTCTACAACGCCACCCTGCTCTACGAACCCTACAAGGTGAGGCGGTATCCCTATGCCACCGCTTCGATCGCTGAGGAGAACCTCACCGAGTTCATCGACCTGAGGAGAACCATCCATACCTATGTGGGTGAGGCCATCGACAGATTCATCGTGGGTGATCTCGACGTGGAGAAGGACTGGGACGCCTATCTCAAGGAGCTCGAGAGCCTGGGTCTCCCGCGGTTCATGGAAATCCTTGAAGAAGGATATTACACTTCGAAATGAACCATGCGTCCTGGGCAAGGGGACTCGTGTTCCCCTTGCCCACTATCTTTTGAATCCTCACAAGGGGGACGATGCGCGACAACGAACGACTTTCGTGGAACATCTTCCTGCGGTTCATCGTGAGCAATCTCATGATCCTCTTTCCCGCCTTGGTGGGGAGCGTGGCGGCGTATATCCTCGCCTCCAGGACCATGTTCGAGGTGGCCGACAATATCGCCCGGATCCAGCTCGAGCGCACCGCCGCCGATCTCGATCTCAGATTCCAGGATTTCGAGAAGGCGGTCACGGCCTTGAGCAGCGACTACGAAGTGAACTGGTACCTCAACCATCCCGGTGGATTCACCGGTGCGGAGCTCTACCATACGAGACGTGTCTCTCGTAGGCTCTCGTCTCTCCATCTCGGGATGGAGTTCCTCGAGCGGATCTTCATCTACCTCGAGAGGAGCGGTCTCGTCGTCTACGAGAACGGTTTCGCTCCCTACGACCTCTTCTACACCACCCTTTTCGAGGTGGAAGGATATTCGGCCCAGATGTGGCTCTCCTTGATGGGGGAGGTGA from Spirochaeta thermophila DSM 6192 includes these protein-coding regions:
- a CDS encoding extracellular solute-binding protein encodes the protein MRHRIVSIALLLLLAVAVLPAAGQGERQAAQKVKITPPGELPIVEEPVTLSVFIPSVGFIQDMKTNPMAQWVEQETNVKIEWIETSKVDARTKLSVILASGDYPDIIFGCTDSALSKQDVYRYARQGLFLPLTDLIESQGYFIKELFEAEPWVKDAITYPDGEIYSLPAVFTDDYHMTMRQKFWINKAWLDRLGLKMPTTIDEFYAVMKAFKEKDANGNGDPNDEIPMTGAKRHLEDLAMWIMNAFIPAGGQDDSGDALLNCYEFIIDGKVVFTANKPEFREGLRFLRKLYQEGLFDVAALTQDRSQVKPLIEGKVNRIGGYASHHPANMCSLSGDPAAPMHQFTALPPIKGPQGKAHTPWFIDAVIRPVEFVMTNNCEYPEVAFRWADHFYRLETALHDKGVEGVHWAKVDPSENLVAINGEPAKYKYLKPLTPDDNAQINMGPGWTRNLKNEFAKSEGFSYEELLYNATLLYEPYKVRRYPYATASIAEENLTEFIDLRRTIHTYVGEAIDRFIVGDLDVEKDWDAYLKELESLGLPRFMEILEEGYYTSK